Proteins encoded in a region of the Dorea longicatena genome:
- a CDS encoding MFS transporter: MGNEGKNGKVPLISKIAYGFGDVGCNFSWMFVSNFLMIFYTDVFGISMAAVSALMLFSRFWDAINDPIVGGLTDKTKTRWGRYRPWLLVAAPITAVLLMLTFWAHPDWPDTAKVIYMIITYCLLVLGYTCVNIPYGTLCGAMTQDIDERAKINTSRSVAAMIAIGIINIITVPLIGKLGSQSAKNGYLFVAIIYGCIFAACHFFCFAKTKEQVTIPEKEKISIKVQLKAVMQNRPYILALIGQVLFGFTLYGRNADILYYFTYVEGNASYYTTYSMCIIIPSIIGAACFQPVFRKLNNKGRTASIFAFLTGISMLAMYFFNVKDSAVVFYILAGVTQFFFSGFNTAIYAIIPDCVEYGEWKTGLRNDGFQYAFVSLGNKIGMAIGTAMLAALLGKYGYVANQAQNDTVISIMKYAFTTIPGILWIVTAIVLFFYRLNKKRYNEIVEDLKNGKRG; encoded by the coding sequence ATGGGAAACGAGGGTAAGAATGGAAAAGTGCCATTGATCAGTAAAATTGCATATGGATTTGGTGATGTCGGATGCAATTTCAGTTGGATGTTTGTAAGTAATTTTTTAATGATATTTTATACAGATGTGTTTGGAATCAGTATGGCGGCTGTTTCAGCATTGATGTTATTTTCAAGATTCTGGGATGCGATTAATGATCCGATTGTCGGAGGGTTGACGGATAAGACAAAAACAAGATGGGGACGTTACCGTCCATGGCTGCTTGTTGCAGCACCCATTACGGCAGTGCTTTTAATGTTGACATTCTGGGCACATCCGGACTGGCCAGATACGGCAAAGGTTATCTATATGATTATTACATATTGCCTGCTTGTACTGGGATACACATGTGTAAATATTCCGTATGGAACACTTTGCGGTGCGATGACACAGGACATTGATGAACGGGCAAAAATTAACACTTCGCGTTCGGTTGCGGCTATGATTGCAATCGGGATTATCAACATTATTACAGTACCTTTGATTGGAAAGCTGGGAAGCCAGAGTGCGAAGAACGGATATTTATTTGTAGCAATTATCTATGGATGTATATTTGCGGCATGCCATTTCTTCTGCTTTGCGAAGACGAAGGAGCAGGTGACAATTCCGGAAAAGGAAAAAATATCAATTAAAGTACAGTTAAAAGCCGTGATGCAGAACAGACCGTATATACTTGCATTAATCGGACAGGTTTTATTTGGATTTACATTATATGGAAGAAATGCTGACATTTTATATTATTTTACATATGTAGAAGGAAATGCATCTTATTATACTACTTATTCTATGTGCATTATTATTCCATCCATTATCGGTGCCGCATGTTTTCAACCGGTATTCCGAAAACTTAACAATAAAGGAAGGACAGCTTCGATATTTGCCTTTTTAACAGGTATTTCAATGCTGGCAATGTATTTCTTTAATGTAAAAGATTCAGCAGTTGTATTCTATATTTTGGCAGGTGTTACACAGTTCTTTTTTTCAGGATTTAATACAGCAATCTATGCGATCATTCCGGACTGTGTGGAATACGGAGAATGGAAAACCGGACTTCGGAATGATGGATTTCAATATGCATTCGTTTCTCTTGGAAATAAGATTGGAATGGCGATCGGTACAGCGATGCTTGCGGCATTACTTGGAAAATATGGATACGTGGCAAATCAGGCACAAAATGATACGGTTATCAGTATTATGAAATATGCATTTACAACCATTCCGGGGATTCTGTGGATTGTAACAGCTATTGTATTATTTTTCTACCGGTTAAATAAAAAACGGTATAATGAAATTGTGGAGGATCTGAAGAATGGAAAAAGAGGTTGA
- a CDS encoding HAD family hydrolase produces MDIKAFIFDMDGLLFDSERIVQRSWEIAGDELGIPHMGDVIYHTLGMNRAGRNEYFRKYIREDFPFEEFGKLTRDNFWKIVDKEGLPLKKGAKELLAYGKSQGHKMAVATSSSREYAMGNLIRAGIDSYFDSVVCGDMVKKAKPDPEIYQKACESLGIQPEYCMAFEDAPGGILSAHQAGMQVIMVPDLVQPTQEIRELTYRVCDSLADVIGILN; encoded by the coding sequence ATGGATATAAAAGCTTTTATATTTGACATGGATGGTCTGTTGTTCGATTCTGAGCGTATTGTACAGCGCTCATGGGAGATTGCAGGTGATGAATTGGGAATCCCGCATATGGGGGACGTCATCTATCACACACTCGGAATGAACCGCGCAGGCCGGAATGAATATTTCAGAAAATATATCCGGGAAGACTTTCCGTTTGAAGAATTTGGAAAACTGACACGGGATAACTTCTGGAAAATTGTGGATAAAGAAGGTCTTCCGCTGAAAAAAGGTGCAAAAGAACTGCTGGCTTATGGAAAATCGCAAGGACATAAGATGGCAGTAGCGACATCTTCCAGCAGAGAGTATGCCATGGGGAATCTGATCCGGGCCGGAATAGATTCGTATTTTGACAGTGTGGTCTGTGGAGATATGGTGAAGAAAGCGAAGCCGGATCCGGAGATTTATCAGAAAGCATGTGAAAGTCTGGGAATACAGCCGGAATATTGTATGGCGTTTGAAGATGCGCCAGGAGGAATCCTGTCGGCACATCAGGCGGGCATGCAGGTGATCATGGTGCCGGATCTTGTGCAGCCGACACAGGAGATACGGGAACTTACGTATCGGGTCTGTGATTCGTTAGCGGATGTAATAGGAATATTAAATTGA
- the pstC gene encoding phosphate ABC transporter permease subunit PstC: MKSKAWTEKFMQVIFAVAACASVLAVALICIFLFANGIPAMSKIGFGKFLTGELWRPKNDIYGIFPMIVGSLYVTAGAIIIGVPIGILTAVFMAFYCPKAIYRPLKMATELLAGIPSVVYGFFGLVVLVPWVREIGRSLHRGGNGSSMITASILLGMMILPTIIGLTESALRAVPTQYYEGAVALGGTHERAIFTVVLPAAKSGVVAAIVLGIGRAIGETMAVIMVAGNQPRMPRGIFQGVRTLTANIVIEMGYASGLHREALIATGVVLFVFILLLNFCVALLNRGKNHE, from the coding sequence ATGAAATCAAAAGCATGGACGGAAAAATTCATGCAGGTAATATTTGCAGTTGCCGCCTGCGCTTCGGTGCTGGCGGTTGCTCTCATTTGTATATTCTTATTTGCAAATGGTATTCCTGCAATGAGTAAGATTGGATTTGGAAAATTCTTAACCGGCGAGTTGTGGAGACCGAAAAATGATATTTACGGAATCTTTCCAATGATCGTCGGAAGTTTATATGTGACAGCAGGTGCAATCATCATTGGTGTACCGATAGGAATCCTGACAGCTGTATTTATGGCTTTCTATTGTCCGAAAGCAATCTACAGACCTTTGAAAATGGCTACGGAACTTCTGGCGGGAATTCCGTCCGTTGTATATGGATTCTTCGGACTGGTCGTTCTGGTACCGTGGGTAAGAGAAATCGGACGAAGTCTTCACCGGGGCGGCAACGGAAGCAGTATGATCACTGCATCCATTCTGCTTGGAATGATGATCCTGCCAACGATCATCGGTCTGACAGAATCAGCACTCAGAGCAGTTCCGACACAGTATTACGAAGGTGCTGTGGCACTTGGCGGAACACATGAAAGAGCAATCTTTACAGTTGTACTTCCGGCAGCAAAATCTGGTGTGGTCGCAGCAATCGTTCTTGGAATCGGACGTGCGATCGGAGAGACCATGGCTGTGATCATGGTAGCAGGTAACCAGCCGAGAATGCCGCGTGGAATCTTCCAGGGAGTCAGAACGCTGACAGCCAATATCGTAATCGAGATGGGATATGCATCGGGACTTCACAGAGAGGCACTGATCGCAACAGGTGTGGTACTTTTCGTATTCATCCTGCTTTTGAACTTCTGTGTGGCACTTTTGAACAGGGGGAAGAATCATGAATAA
- a CDS encoding ROK family transcriptional regulator, translating into MAGRNEKKNITKSKIVNYIINNKITSKAELAQNLSLSMPTVLSNVNELIDRNMVIEIGEYESTGGRKAKRIGINPAYKYAVGVVITANHLGIVLLNMQYEIEKTIRMRLKFSTETSYCLKVAEMVEDFLKDVEDREKILGIGISIPGIIDQANRMVVKSHALQLENFSLSFLEQVFSYPVYFANDANAAMMAEDMHEYQDAVYLSLNNTLGGAFCINGKLVAGQNQKAGEFGHMILVPGGKKCYCGKAGCADAYCAASALTDEEQEMTLEQFMEKVEQKNTKTVEKWNQYLDNLAILISNLRMAYDTDIILGGEVGGYLSEYMIPLGEKVMAYNGFEHDVRYLKNCSYKREASAVGAAKHFLSEYIQHL; encoded by the coding sequence ATGGCAGGGCGAAATGAAAAAAAGAATATTACAAAATCTAAAATTGTAAACTATATCATCAATAATAAAATTACATCAAAGGCAGAACTGGCGCAGAATCTGAGCTTAAGTATGCCGACGGTGCTTTCTAATGTAAACGAACTGATCGACCGGAATATGGTCATCGAGATAGGAGAATATGAATCTACCGGCGGTCGTAAAGCAAAACGGATAGGGATTAATCCGGCATATAAATATGCAGTCGGTGTAGTGATCACAGCAAATCATCTGGGAATCGTATTGCTGAACATGCAGTATGAAATAGAAAAAACAATCCGGATGCGGTTAAAATTTTCAACAGAAACATCTTATTGCTTAAAAGTAGCTGAAATGGTGGAGGACTTCCTGAAAGATGTAGAAGACCGGGAAAAGATATTAGGAATCGGAATTTCGATTCCCGGTATTATTGATCAGGCGAATAGAATGGTTGTGAAATCTCATGCACTGCAATTGGAGAATTTCAGTCTGAGCTTTCTGGAACAGGTATTTTCTTATCCGGTGTATTTTGCAAATGATGCAAATGCTGCGATGATGGCAGAAGATATGCATGAATATCAGGATGCTGTGTATCTTTCGCTCAACAATACATTAGGCGGCGCATTCTGTATTAATGGAAAACTGGTGGCTGGTCAGAATCAGAAAGCAGGAGAATTCGGACATATGATTCTGGTGCCGGGAGGAAAGAAATGTTATTGCGGAAAAGCCGGGTGTGCAGATGCCTATTGCGCAGCCAGTGCATTGACTGATGAAGAGCAGGAAATGACGTTGGAACAATTTATGGAAAAAGTGGAGCAGAAAAATACAAAGACTGTGGAAAAATGGAATCAGTATCTGGATAATCTGGCTATTTTGATTTCCAATCTGCGAATGGCGTATGACACAGATATCATACTTGGAGGAGAAGTCGGGGGGTATTTATCAGAGTATATGATACCACTGGGGGAAAAAGTGATGGCATATAATGGTTTTGAACATGATGTACGTTACTTAAAAAATTGCTCCTATAAAAGAGAGGCATCAGCTGTCGGAGCGGCAAAACATTTCCTCTCTGAATATATACAGCATTTATAA
- a CDS encoding class I SAM-dependent methyltransferase — protein MWIADQWKDYEVIDCSKGEKLERWGQYTLVRPDPQVIWDTPKTERGWKHMNGHYHRSKKGGGEWEFFSLPEQWQIHYKELTFNLKPFSFKHTGLFPEQATNWDWFSEKIRNAGRPIKVLNLFAYTGGATLAAAAAGASVTHVDASKGMVAWAKENAASSGLSDRPIRWLVDDCVKFVEREIRRGNHYDAIIMDPPSYGRGPKGEIWKIEDAIHPLIKLCTQILSDDPLFFLVNSYTTGLAPAVLTYMLGTELKKWNGHVDSQEIGLPVTHSGLVLPCGASGRWEAV, from the coding sequence ATGTGGATTGCAGATCAATGGAAAGATTATGAAGTAATAGATTGTAGTAAAGGTGAGAAATTAGAGCGCTGGGGACAGTACACTCTGGTCCGTCCTGACCCGCAGGTTATCTGGGATACCCCGAAAACCGAGCGTGGATGGAAACATATGAACGGCCATTATCACCGCAGCAAGAAAGGCGGCGGGGAATGGGAATTCTTCAGTCTCCCGGAACAGTGGCAGATTCATTATAAAGAACTGACATTTAATCTGAAGCCTTTCAGCTTCAAGCACACCGGACTTTTCCCGGAACAGGCAACGAACTGGGACTGGTTCTCTGAGAAGATCAGAAATGCAGGAAGACCGATCAAAGTACTGAATCTCTTTGCTTACACAGGTGGTGCTACTCTCGCAGCCGCTGCTGCCGGAGCAAGTGTTACACATGTAGATGCTTCTAAAGGAATGGTTGCATGGGCAAAGGAAAATGCAGCCTCTTCCGGATTATCTGACAGACCGATCCGCTGGCTGGTCGATGACTGTGTAAAATTCGTAGAGCGTGAGATCCGCCGTGGCAATCACTATGATGCCATCATCATGGACCCTCCGTCATACGGACGTGGACCTAAAGGTGAGATCTGGAAGATCGAGGATGCAATTCATCCGCTGATCAAGTTATGTACACAGATTCTGTCGGATGACCCATTATTCTTTCTGGTCAACTCCTATACAACAGGTCTTGCACCGGCCGTTCTGACTTATATGCTTGGAACGGAGCTCAAGAAATGGAACGGACATGTGGATTCACAGGAGATCGGACTTCCTGTTACGCATTCCGGACTGGTGCTGCCTTGCGGGGCTTCTGGGAGATGGGAAGCGGTTTAA
- a CDS encoding zinc-dependent alcohol dehydrogenase gives MLQQVMTKPGEIIFREVPVPEVKDDQVLVKIMNIGICGSDIHVYHGKHPFTSYPVTQGHEVSGEVVKLGKDVTVFHEGQKVTIEPQVYCGECYPCRHGKYNLCEELKVMGFQTTGTASEYFAVDASKVTPIPEEMSYEEGAMIEPLAVAVHGVKQVGDVKGMNIAVLGAGPIGNLVAQAAKGMGAAKVMITDVSDLRLDKAKECGIDVCVNTKEKDFGEAMLETFGPDKADVIYDCAGNNITMGQAIKYARKGSIIVLVAVFAGMAEIDLAVANDHELDIKSTMMYRHDDYVDGIRLVNEEKVHLRPLISKTFAFQEYLKAYQYIDDNRETTMKVIINVQE, from the coding sequence ATGTTACAGCAGGTAATGACAAAACCAGGAGAGATTATTTTCAGAGAGGTACCAGTTCCGGAGGTAAAAGATGATCAGGTATTGGTAAAGATTATGAATATCGGCATTTGTGGTTCTGATATTCATGTATATCACGGTAAGCATCCATTTACGTCATATCCGGTAACACAGGGACATGAAGTATCCGGTGAAGTTGTAAAACTTGGGAAAGATGTGACAGTATTTCACGAAGGTCAGAAAGTAACAATTGAGCCACAGGTTTATTGCGGAGAATGTTATCCATGCAGACACGGAAAATACAATTTGTGTGAAGAATTAAAAGTTATGGGATTCCAGACAACCGGAACAGCATCAGAATATTTTGCAGTAGATGCATCGAAAGTAACACCAATTCCGGAAGAAATGTCATATGAAGAAGGTGCAATGATCGAGCCACTGGCTGTTGCAGTTCACGGAGTAAAGCAGGTTGGTGATGTGAAAGGAATGAACATTGCCGTGCTTGGTGCCGGTCCGATTGGTAATCTTGTGGCACAGGCAGCAAAGGGAATGGGAGCAGCAAAAGTTATGATCACGGATGTCAGTGATCTCCGTCTGGATAAGGCGAAAGAATGTGGCATTGATGTCTGTGTGAATACAAAAGAAAAAGATTTCGGTGAAGCAATGTTGGAAACATTCGGACCAGACAAAGCCGATGTGATTTATGATTGTGCAGGAAATAACATCACAATGGGACAGGCAATCAAGTATGCAAGAAAAGGAAGCATTATTGTATTGGTTGCAGTGTTTGCAGGAATGGCAGAGATTGATCTTGCAGTGGCTAATGATCATGAACTGGATATCAAGAGCACAATGATGTACCGGCACGATGACTATGTTGACGGAATCAGACTTGTAAATGAAGAAAAGGTTCATTTAAGACCACTGATCTCAAAAACATTTGCATTCCAGGAGTATCTGAAAGCTTATCAGTATATCGATGATAACCGGGAAACAACGATGAAAGTAATCATTAATGTACAGGAATAA
- a CDS encoding substrate-binding domain-containing protein, with translation MKMKKFIAVLSVATMAAGLAVGCGSSDSGSSDDKSSKGDWDSSNDITIVSREDGSGTRGAFIELFGIEEKKDGEKVDMTTDDAQITNSTSVMLTTVAGDDYAIGYVSLGSLNDTVKALKIDGEEATEQNIKDGKYKICRPFNIATKKGADNELAKDFISYIMSKEGQQVISDNGYIGDDSAEAYAGTKPSGKVVVGGSSSVSPVMEKLIEAYKKVNTGAEIELQTTDSTTGMTSAIDGSYDIGMASRELQDDEKDKLDSQAIATDGIAVIVNKNNTTDELSSDQVKDIYTGNAVAWDEVVK, from the coding sequence ATGAAAATGAAAAAGTTTATCGCAGTTTTATCCGTAGCAACAATGGCAGCAGGACTTGCAGTTGGATGTGGAAGTTCAGATAGTGGTTCTTCTGATGATAAGAGCAGCAAAGGTGACTGGGATTCTTCCAATGATATAACAATCGTTTCCAGAGAAGATGGCTCAGGAACAAGAGGAGCGTTCATCGAACTTTTCGGAATTGAAGAAAAGAAAGACGGCGAAAAAGTAGACATGACAACAGATGATGCACAGATCACAAACAGCACATCCGTAATGCTTACAACAGTAGCCGGAGATGATTACGCAATCGGTTATGTATCACTCGGATCTTTAAATGATACTGTAAAAGCTTTAAAGATCGATGGTGAAGAAGCAACAGAGCAGAACATCAAAGATGGAAAATACAAGATCTGCAGACCATTCAACATTGCAACAAAGAAAGGTGCAGACAATGAACTGGCAAAAGACTTCATCTCATATATCATGAGTAAAGAAGGACAGCAGGTAATCTCAGATAACGGATATATCGGAGATGATTCAGCAGAAGCTTATGCAGGAACAAAACCATCCGGAAAAGTTGTAGTCGGTGGATCTTCTTCTGTATCACCGGTTATGGAAAAACTGATCGAGGCTTATAAGAAAGTCAACACAGGAGCAGAGATCGAACTTCAGACAACAGACTCTACAACAGGTATGACATCAGCAATCGATGGAAGTTATGATATCGGAATGGCTTCTCGTGAATTACAGGATGATGAGAAAGACAAACTTGACAGTCAGGCAATCGCAACAGACGGTATCGCAGTTATTGTGAATAAAAACAACACAACAGATGAGCTGAGCAGCGATCAGGTAAAAGACATTTACACAGGCAATGCAGTTGCCTGGGATGAGGTAGTAAAATAA